From a region of the Rouxiella sp. S1S-2 genome:
- a CDS encoding molybdopterin guanine dinucleotide-containing S/N-oxide reductase, with product MTTNHNLAVMHWGTYRVTTTEGTLTAIDPVEWDRNPSAIGQSLVGAVDGPSRIRRPAVRLGYLQHGRDSRHGRGKEPFVEVSWDTALKLVADELTRVKKAHGNEAFYAGSYGWSSAGRFHHAQSQLHRFFNQLGGYTGSTNTYSLAAAERLLPHIIGDLDVLQKQHTHWPVLAEHCELFVAIGGLPLRNAQVNGGGANDHSLKHWLGQMQQNGTQFINVSPVKNDLSGVTNAEWLSLKPGSDTALLLALSYVLIEESLYNDAFVNSHTVGFAPFKAYLLGQKDGVAKTPAWAAALTGVEEDTIRQLAREMTSKRTMINIAWSLQRARQGEQTFWATVALAALIGQIGTPGGGLGFAYASTNLAGAQRRTFSGPRFPAGHNAISDKIPVARLSDMLLNPGGAYQFDGQDCRYPDIRVVYWAGGNAFHHHQDLNRLVEAWRQPDTVIVHEQYWTSQAKFADIVFPATTSLEREDIGSASNDGFMIAMRQHIAPQGESRDDYAIFSALAERLGFGESFTEGRDAAAWIRHLYEGSMPRAQADGIELPPFDEFWQRGKLEYALPEEPQIFLQAFRENPVASPLTTPSGKIEIFSQTVADFGYEECPGHPFWYEKEETEQREISARWPLHLLSSQPRTRLHSQYDHGSVSRNSKVQEREPLWLHPHDAAARGIIEGSVVKVFNHRGAILAGVHLSEDIRPGVVQMATGAWYDPQDPQKTGSLDKHGNPNVLTEDCGSSRLGQGCSAQSCWVDIAAWNEALPEVTAFQPPQFVTGEI from the coding sequence ATGACAACAAACCACAATCTCGCCGTGATGCACTGGGGCACCTACCGGGTTACCACGACTGAAGGAACGTTGACCGCCATCGACCCCGTTGAGTGGGACCGCAACCCGTCGGCCATTGGTCAATCGTTGGTAGGCGCAGTTGACGGGCCAAGCCGCATTCGTCGTCCCGCCGTACGTCTCGGATATTTGCAGCACGGCCGCGACTCGCGTCATGGGCGCGGCAAAGAGCCGTTTGTTGAAGTGAGCTGGGATACCGCGCTTAAACTGGTTGCCGATGAGCTGACGCGAGTGAAGAAAGCCCACGGCAATGAAGCGTTTTATGCCGGGTCCTACGGGTGGTCAAGCGCGGGTAGATTTCACCATGCCCAGAGTCAGCTGCATCGCTTCTTTAACCAATTGGGTGGCTACACCGGCAGCACCAACACCTACAGTCTGGCCGCCGCAGAGCGCCTTTTGCCGCACATTATCGGCGATCTTGACGTGTTGCAAAAACAGCATACTCACTGGCCGGTATTGGCGGAACACTGCGAGCTGTTTGTCGCGATTGGCGGGCTGCCGCTGCGTAATGCACAGGTGAACGGCGGCGGTGCCAACGACCATTCGCTCAAGCACTGGCTTGGTCAGATGCAGCAAAATGGCACCCAATTCATTAACGTCAGCCCGGTCAAGAATGACCTCTCTGGCGTGACGAATGCAGAATGGCTCTCTTTGAAACCCGGCAGCGATACGGCACTGCTGCTGGCGTTGAGCTATGTGCTGATTGAAGAATCGCTTTACAACGACGCCTTTGTAAACAGCCATACCGTAGGGTTTGCCCCTTTTAAGGCCTATCTGCTCGGTCAAAAAGACGGCGTGGCCAAAACGCCAGCGTGGGCGGCGGCGTTGACCGGCGTTGAGGAAGACACTATTCGCCAACTGGCGCGTGAAATGACGTCCAAACGCACGATGATCAATATCGCCTGGTCGCTGCAGCGCGCAAGGCAGGGTGAACAGACATTTTGGGCGACGGTTGCGCTAGCGGCGCTGATTGGCCAGATTGGCACGCCCGGCGGCGGCCTGGGTTTTGCCTATGCCTCAACCAATTTGGCAGGGGCTCAACGACGCACTTTCTCCGGTCCGCGTTTTCCCGCAGGACACAATGCGATAAGTGATAAAATCCCGGTCGCACGGCTCTCCGACATGCTGCTCAACCCCGGCGGAGCCTACCAGTTTGATGGACAGGATTGCCGCTATCCTGACATTCGCGTGGTTTATTGGGCAGGCGGCAATGCTTTTCATCATCATCAGGATTTAAATCGCCTGGTTGAGGCGTGGCGTCAGCCCGACACGGTCATTGTTCATGAGCAGTATTGGACCTCGCAGGCGAAGTTTGCCGATATCGTATTTCCTGCGACCACCTCGCTTGAGCGTGAAGACATTGGCAGCGCCAGTAACGATGGTTTCATGATAGCAATGCGCCAGCACATTGCGCCGCAGGGGGAATCTCGTGATGACTACGCCATTTTTAGCGCGCTGGCCGAGCGGCTTGGATTTGGCGAAAGCTTTACCGAAGGGCGCGACGCTGCCGCCTGGATACGCCATCTGTATGAAGGTTCAATGCCACGTGCACAGGCCGACGGTATTGAGCTGCCGCCGTTTGACGAGTTCTGGCAGCGTGGCAAACTCGAATACGCCTTGCCGGAAGAGCCGCAGATTTTCCTACAGGCGTTTCGCGAGAATCCTGTGGCCTCGCCGCTGACGACACCGTCCGGCAAAATTGAAATCTTCTCGCAAACGGTGGCCGATTTTGGTTATGAAGAGTGTCCGGGACATCCGTTTTGGTATGAGAAAGAGGAAACAGAGCAGCGCGAAATCTCCGCCCGCTGGCCTTTGCATCTTCTTTCAAGCCAGCCGCGAACCCGCTTGCACAGCCAGTACGATCATGGCAGCGTGAGTCGCAACAGTAAAGTGCAGGAGCGCGAGCCGCTGTGGCTACATCCGCACGACGCCGCGGCGCGTGGCATCATCGAGGGTAGCGTAGTGAAGGTGTTTAACCACCGTGGCGCTATTCTGGCGGGCGTTCACCTCAGTGAAGACATCAGGCCGGGCGTGGTGCAGATGGCGACCGGTGCCTGGTACGATCCTCAGGATCCGCAAAAAACCGGATCCCTCGACAAGCATGGTAATCCGAATGTACTGACTGAAGACTGCGGCAGTTCGCGATTGGGGCAGGGGTGCAGCGCACAAAGCTGTTGGGTCGATATTGCTGCGTGGAACGAGGCACTGCCGGAGGTAACCGCCTTCCAGCCACCGCAGTTTGTGACCGGTGAGATTTAA
- a CDS encoding LysR family transcriptional regulator yields the protein MNWDDARFFLALARCGTLRKAAGQLLVDQATVGRRITALEETLGSKLFIRTPKNFSLSPLGDELLPDVIKMENAMLAIRRKASNGDDSMGGNVSIATTDSMAEVFVIPALKKLREQYPEITVTLLTSVNISDISYRSADMAIRGARPEEKTLIIKRLATIEMGLYTTEEYIQKKGMPIEGTQLQGHDLLMFPRDLVPRHWDNFCGESLVSPNVVLQSNSQILLRSATAHGLGIGLLSSFMADKDPKLIRVFPQSRDWVDIWLVLHPDLKRSARIRAVIKTLEVEFSKQHG from the coding sequence ATGAACTGGGACGACGCTCGTTTTTTTCTCGCACTTGCGCGATGTGGCACCTTGCGCAAAGCAGCAGGTCAGTTGCTTGTCGATCAAGCTACGGTTGGCCGACGCATTACCGCATTAGAGGAAACTCTGGGGTCGAAACTTTTTATTCGTACGCCCAAGAATTTTTCCCTCAGCCCCTTAGGTGACGAATTACTCCCCGATGTGATTAAAATGGAAAACGCCATGCTTGCCATTCGTCGTAAAGCCTCCAACGGCGACGACAGCATGGGCGGTAATGTCAGCATCGCCACGACGGACAGCATGGCTGAGGTTTTCGTTATCCCGGCGTTGAAAAAACTTCGAGAGCAGTATCCTGAAATCACCGTGACATTATTAACCTCGGTCAATATCTCGGATATTTCATACCGAAGCGCAGATATGGCGATTCGTGGCGCAAGGCCTGAAGAGAAAACGCTGATTATCAAGCGATTAGCTACCATTGAGATGGGGCTGTACACCACCGAGGAGTATATTCAAAAAAAAGGCATGCCTATTGAGGGTACTCAACTTCAGGGGCATGATTTATTGATGTTTCCCAGAGATTTAGTTCCAAGGCATTGGGACAATTTTTGTGGAGAAAGTCTCGTTAGCCCTAACGTGGTGCTGCAGTCCAATTCGCAAATACTTCTGCGCTCGGCAACGGCTCACGGTTTGGGCATTGGTTTGCTGTCTTCATTTATGGCAGATAAGGATCCTAAGCTTATTAGAGTGTTTCCGCAAAGCAGGGACTGGGTCGATATATGGTTAGTTTTACATCCGGACCTGAAACGCTCGGCCAGAATTCGAGCCGTGATTAAAACTCTGGAGGTTGAGTTTTCTAAGCAACACGGCTGA
- a CDS encoding methionine ABC transporter ATP-binding protein — protein MTVISETEVHFTANSSDKKLSTTTALHGAGSVAREVSSAESEDVVRLVRVNRRFGNTQALQDVSLTVKRGEIVGIIGRSGAGKSTLIRCLNGLERPDDGTIEIEGSPITGLNEKELQSVRSRVGMVFQHFNLLSAKTVEQNVALPLKIAGYDKAKRRARVAELLALVGLEDKAQSYPAALSGGQKQRVGIARALAASPALLLCDEATSALDPETTRSILALLQSLNQKLGITVLLITHEMEVIKKVAHRVAVINAGEIIEQGPVWQVFAHPQAELTRTLLSGLLPQLPEALSERLTQFRAGEAIYSVHYAAQDSAGQEQQGEILTRFSSELAGRFRLIQGGVDHIQHYAVVRFFIAVPVDNTDAEQTILHWLQQHQAQVELIGYVTRNA, from the coding sequence ATGACAGTAATCTCTGAGACCGAGGTGCATTTCACCGCCAACTCGTCGGATAAGAAACTCTCAACTACGACGGCGCTTCACGGCGCCGGTAGCGTGGCACGAGAAGTCTCATCCGCAGAGTCCGAAGACGTGGTACGCCTGGTGCGTGTCAATCGTCGGTTTGGCAACACGCAGGCACTCCAGGATGTGTCATTAACTGTTAAACGCGGTGAGATAGTCGGCATTATAGGCCGCAGCGGTGCAGGGAAATCGACTCTCATCCGCTGCCTGAACGGACTTGAACGTCCGGATGACGGCACTATCGAAATTGAAGGCAGCCCGATAACCGGTCTGAATGAAAAAGAGCTGCAGTCGGTGCGCAGTCGCGTCGGCATGGTTTTTCAGCATTTCAATCTGTTATCGGCCAAAACCGTTGAGCAAAATGTGGCGCTGCCGCTGAAAATCGCCGGTTATGACAAGGCAAAACGTCGGGCGCGAGTGGCAGAGCTGCTGGCGCTGGTCGGTCTGGAGGATAAAGCACAAAGTTATCCTGCGGCCTTGTCCGGTGGACAAAAGCAGCGCGTAGGGATTGCTCGCGCGCTGGCGGCAAGTCCTGCGCTGCTGCTGTGTGATGAAGCCACTTCCGCACTGGATCCAGAAACAACGCGTTCGATTTTGGCGCTATTGCAGTCCCTCAATCAGAAACTCGGTATCACCGTTTTACTGATCACTCATGAAATGGAAGTGATTAAAAAGGTCGCGCACCGCGTGGCGGTGATTAACGCCGGAGAAATCATCGAGCAGGGGCCGGTGTGGCAGGTTTTTGCCCATCCACAGGCCGAACTGACGAGAACGCTGCTGAGTGGACTGCTGCCGCAACTGCCGGAAGCACTGTCCGAACGCCTGACGCAGTTTCGCGCGGGCGAGGCCATTTATAGTGTGCATTATGCCGCTCAGGACAGTGCAGGGCAGGAGCAGCAGGGCGAGATCCTGACCCGTTTCTCCTCCGAGCTTGCTGGTCGTTTTCGTCTTATTCAGGGCGGGGTCGACCATATTCAGCACTACGCCGTAGTGCGTTTTTTCATTGCGGTGCCGGTAGACAATACCGACGCAGAGCAGACTATTTTACACTGGCTGCAGCAGCACCAGGCGCAAGTGGAGCTGATAGGTTATGTCACCCGTAATGCTTGA
- a CDS encoding methionine ABC transporter permease yields the protein MSPVMLDLLINAIEETLLMTAVSGLFSLVAGLPLGLILVMTAPGGISENSLINRSLGLVINGFRSLPFIILLVALIPVTRFLVGTSLGTWAAMVPLSITATPYFARVAEVSLRDVDRGLIDAVRAMGASKLRIVWDVLIPEALPGILSGFVVTLVALIGASAMAGAIGAGGLGDLAIRYGYQRFETSVMVQVIVVLIIMVCGIQWIGDRIVAKVDKRHA from the coding sequence ATGTCACCCGTAATGCTTGATTTACTGATTAATGCGATTGAAGAAACGCTGCTGATGACGGCAGTTTCCGGTCTGTTTTCATTGGTGGCTGGTTTACCGCTGGGTCTGATTCTGGTGATGACCGCGCCCGGTGGGATTTCTGAAAATAGTCTGATAAACCGCTCATTGGGGTTGGTGATAAACGGCTTTCGTTCGTTGCCGTTTATCATTCTGCTGGTGGCGCTGATCCCCGTGACCCGTTTCCTGGTTGGCACCTCATTGGGTACCTGGGCGGCGATGGTGCCGCTTTCAATCACCGCCACGCCCTATTTTGCGCGCGTGGCCGAGGTTTCACTGCGCGACGTCGACCGAGGGCTGATTGATGCCGTTCGCGCAATGGGTGCCAGTAAACTGCGCATTGTGTGGGACGTGTTAATTCCCGAGGCGCTGCCGGGCATTTTATCCGGTTTTGTCGTCACGCTGGTGGCGCTGATTGGTGCCTCGGCGATGGCCGGAGCCATCGGTGCCGGTGGATTGGGTGATTTGGCTATTCGCTATGGTTATCAACGTTTTGAAACGTCGGTAATGGTGCAGGTTATTGTGGTGCTGATAATCATGGTCTGCGGTATTCAGTGGATTGGTGACCGCATCGTGGCAAAGGTCGATAAACGCCACGCCTGA
- a CDS encoding TonB-dependent siderophore receptor, with protein sequence MNTSIDHKKTALAILLMGFISSTSAANINEDKDREKEGEDILVIRETAEQELKQQAGASIITAEDIKRTPPVNDLSDIIRKMPGVNLTGNSASGSRGNNRQIDIRGMGPENTLILIDGNPVRSRDSVRYSWRGERDTRGDTNWVPPEMVERIEVLRGPAAAHYGSGAAGGVVNIITKRPTNDWTGSLSLFTNQPESDKEGATKRANFSLSGPLSDDDSLTMRLYGNINKTDSDSWNINTVENGSQAAGREGVRNRDINSVFSWKMTPNQIIDFEAGYSRQGNIYAGDTQYSTSSATTSNLAQSGAETNRLYRQNYGITHNGIWDWGQSKLNFSYEKTNNTRLDEGMAGSGEGRITDAQNYSTSRLQNYRANGEVYIPFDFYADNMLTLGTEWTREELEDPASTSFTTSSDTSVGGVSTKGSERKSKNSASLGALYFEDNMDFAGGATKLIPGLRFDHHTQFGNNFSPSLNIQQDLGDKFKLKAGIARVFKAPNLYQSNPSYMMQTRGNGCPLSVPTGSCYLLGNQDLDAEVSVNKEVGIQFSDSGVNAGLTYFRNDYKNKIISGENVIGKTASGANVLQWQNGGKALIDGLEANLKVPVVEDLLTWNTNATYMFRSKQKSTGNPLSIIPKYTLNTSLDWQVTDKLALNTNMTTYGRQKPRGTPESRTEAGGLSKTVVGGYSIVGIGANYTINKNLRISGGINNLFDRSIYRADDGASTYNEPGRAYYAGVTTSF encoded by the coding sequence ATGAATACCTCAATAGATCATAAAAAAACTGCTCTCGCTATTTTGCTCATGGGCTTTATAAGCAGCACCAGCGCCGCCAATATAAATGAAGACAAAGATCGTGAAAAAGAGGGGGAAGACATCCTCGTTATTCGCGAGACCGCCGAGCAGGAGCTTAAACAACAGGCCGGTGCGTCGATTATTACCGCCGAGGATATAAAACGCACCCCGCCGGTTAACGATCTTTCGGATATCATCCGCAAAATGCCAGGCGTCAACCTCACCGGCAACAGTGCATCGGGCAGTCGTGGCAACAACCGCCAGATTGATATTCGCGGTATGGGTCCGGAAAATACGTTGATTCTGATCGACGGCAATCCGGTCAGGTCACGAGACAGCGTGCGCTACAGCTGGCGCGGCGAGCGCGATACCCGTGGCGATACCAACTGGGTGCCGCCTGAAATGGTTGAACGCATTGAAGTGCTGCGCGGCCCCGCTGCCGCTCACTATGGTTCCGGTGCGGCGGGCGGCGTGGTGAATATTATAACCAAACGTCCAACCAACGACTGGACCGGCTCTCTGTCGCTCTTCACCAATCAACCTGAAAGCGACAAAGAAGGTGCCACCAAACGCGCCAATTTTAGCCTCAGTGGCCCACTGAGCGATGACGACAGCCTGACCATGCGTTTATACGGCAATATTAATAAAACCGATTCTGACAGCTGGAATATCAACACCGTAGAAAACGGATCGCAGGCAGCGGGACGCGAAGGCGTGCGCAACCGCGACATCAACAGCGTATTTTCCTGGAAAATGACCCCCAATCAAATCATCGATTTTGAAGCCGGCTACAGCCGTCAGGGCAATATTTATGCCGGGGACACGCAGTACAGCACCAGCAGCGCCACCACAAGCAATTTGGCTCAATCGGGTGCAGAAACAAACCGACTGTATCGTCAAAACTATGGCATCACCCACAACGGCATTTGGGACTGGGGTCAGTCAAAGCTTAATTTCTCGTATGAGAAGACCAATAATACCCGTCTTGATGAAGGTATGGCGGGCAGCGGCGAGGGTCGTATTACCGATGCGCAAAACTACTCCACCAGTCGACTGCAAAATTATCGCGCCAACGGTGAAGTGTATATTCCGTTCGATTTCTACGCCGATAATATGCTGACGCTCGGCACCGAGTGGACGCGTGAAGAGCTGGAGGATCCGGCATCAACCAGCTTTACTACCTCCTCCGATACGAGTGTGGGTGGGGTTTCAACCAAAGGTTCTGAGCGCAAAAGTAAAAATAGCGCCAGCCTGGGCGCACTCTATTTTGAAGACAATATGGACTTCGCCGGAGGTGCCACCAAGCTTATTCCCGGTCTGCGCTTTGACCACCATACCCAATTTGGCAACAACTTTAGCCCGAGTCTAAATATTCAGCAGGACCTTGGTGACAAGTTCAAACTGAAAGCCGGTATCGCCCGCGTATTTAAAGCGCCTAATCTTTATCAGTCAAATCCTAGCTACATGATGCAGACGCGCGGCAACGGCTGCCCGCTGTCGGTGCCAACCGGAAGCTGCTATTTATTAGGTAATCAGGACTTGGACGCTGAGGTCAGCGTTAACAAAGAGGTTGGCATTCAGTTTAGCGACAGCGGCGTCAACGCTGGCCTGACCTATTTCCGGAATGATTATAAAAATAAAATCATCTCAGGCGAGAATGTTATTGGTAAAACGGCATCGGGTGCGAACGTGCTGCAGTGGCAAAACGGCGGCAAAGCGCTGATTGACGGTTTGGAAGCTAATCTGAAAGTTCCCGTGGTGGAAGACCTGCTGACCTGGAATACCAACGCGACCTACATGTTCCGTTCCAAGCAAAAATCGACCGGCAACCCGCTGTCAATTATTCCTAAATACACCCTCAATACCTCGCTGGACTGGCAGGTCACTGACAAGTTAGCACTTAATACCAACATGACGACCTACGGACGCCAGAAACCGCGCGGAACGCCTGAAAGTAGAACCGAAGCCGGTGGTTTGTCGAAAACCGTGGTCGGGGGATACTCGATTGTCGGCATTGGTGCCAACTACACCATCAATAAGAATCTGCGCATTAGCGGCGGTATCAACAATCTGTTCGACCGCTCGATTTATCGTGCAGATGACGGTGCGTCAACCTATAACGAACCTGGCCGAGCCTACTACGCCGGCGTGACGACTTCGTTCTAA
- a CDS encoding MetQ/NlpA family ABC transporter substrate-binding protein, producing the protein MRKMIKKTRTNLNRAFLLAATTAVLITSGALAPLSVAHAADKTSIKVGIMSGEDEDIWREVVKEAAAKGLTVKTVVFNDYNQPNEALQEGEIDANAFQHQPFLNNQIKVNHYDIVRVGDTAVWPIGLYSKKVKSAKDFKEGAVIGVPNDPSNEARGLVLLQEVGLIKLKPGAGIAATTADIIDNPRHLKIKELDSGIIGRSVPDLDAAVVNTDWALKSGLTVQDRIAQEPVKNNPYTNFIAVKKENVNAPWVKTLVGAYQNDKVKVVFNNVYKGTGVTTW; encoded by the coding sequence ATGCGCAAAATGATTAAAAAAACCAGAACAAACTTGAATCGCGCTTTCCTGCTGGCGGCAACCACGGCCGTGCTTATCACCAGCGGCGCGCTGGCGCCTCTGTCGGTTGCACATGCGGCGGATAAAACCTCAATCAAAGTCGGCATCATGAGCGGGGAAGACGAAGACATCTGGCGTGAAGTGGTTAAAGAAGCGGCGGCCAAAGGTCTGACGGTTAAAACGGTGGTCTTTAACGATTACAACCAGCCAAATGAAGCCCTGCAGGAAGGTGAGATTGACGCCAATGCGTTCCAGCACCAGCCGTTCCTGAATAACCAAATTAAGGTCAATCACTACGACATCGTGCGCGTGGGTGACACAGCCGTTTGGCCGATTGGCCTGTATTCGAAGAAAGTGAAATCGGCGAAAGACTTTAAAGAAGGCGCAGTCATTGGCGTGCCAAACGATCCTTCCAACGAAGCGCGTGGGCTCGTTCTGCTTCAGGAAGTGGGTCTTATCAAGCTGAAACCAGGTGCCGGTATTGCGGCTACCACGGCTGACATTATCGACAACCCGCGTCATTTGAAAATCAAAGAGCTGGATTCGGGCATTATTGGCCGCTCGGTTCCTGACCTTGATGCCGCGGTTGTTAACACCGACTGGGCATTGAAAAGTGGCTTGACCGTTCAAGACCGTATTGCGCAAGAGCCGGTCAAGAACAACCCCTACACCAACTTTATTGCGGTCAAGAAAGAGAATGTGAACGCGCCGTGGGTGAAAACGCTGGTCGGTGCTTATCAGAACGATAAGGTGAAGGTCGTGTTTAACAACGTTTATAAAGGCACCGGCGTAACGACGTGGTAG
- a CDS encoding YncE family protein — protein MSSRFAPAKAGITSALLLTSLLFSSSLLANSQISVERKAVGKGVYELAYSASQNALFVASSQGRQEKAGAVYRLDPVSLAVNQSITTTLKPFGMALNNKTNTVFLGNTTSSAVTSIDAKTNQVKKELVLDSRPRTEKERPLAPRELVVDEATNTLYVGGLGKESVIWVVDGENLTLRHTLEGVGKMATGLAIDTKASRLYVTNGDGEFITIDTKTNKILSRVKIDNPGEHFYLNLSLDTAKHRAFVTDSQEANVLVLDTQNGKVLHKIAVPGSLAVLFNPARNEVYVTHRDAGKVSVIDAESYKVLETLDMPTHPQSLAISPDGQTLYVSVKQESSRQKEATSPDDVVRVTFK, from the coding sequence ATGTCATCTCGTTTTGCACCGGCGAAAGCAGGAATCACCTCAGCACTGCTGCTGACCTCACTCCTTTTCTCATCCTCACTGCTGGCGAATAGTCAGATTTCAGTGGAGAGAAAAGCGGTCGGCAAAGGCGTTTATGAATTGGCCTACAGCGCCAGTCAAAATGCCCTGTTTGTTGCTTCTTCGCAGGGCCGTCAGGAGAAAGCGGGCGCAGTTTATCGCCTTGACCCGGTAAGTCTGGCGGTAAACCAGTCGATTACGACCACGCTTAAGCCTTTCGGCATGGCGCTCAATAATAAAACCAACACCGTATTCTTGGGCAATACCACCAGCAGCGCAGTGACCTCGATTGATGCTAAAACTAATCAAGTCAAAAAAGAGTTGGTGCTGGATAGCCGTCCACGCACTGAGAAGGAGCGCCCTCTGGCGCCGCGCGAGTTGGTAGTAGATGAAGCGACCAACACGCTCTACGTCGGTGGTTTAGGTAAAGAAAGCGTGATTTGGGTAGTAGACGGTGAGAACCTGACCCTGCGCCACACCCTTGAAGGCGTCGGCAAAATGGCCACCGGTCTGGCCATCGATACCAAAGCATCGCGACTTTACGTCACCAACGGCGATGGCGAATTCATCACCATTGACACTAAAACCAATAAAATATTATCGCGCGTCAAAATCGATAACCCGGGCGAGCACTTCTACCTGAACCTCAGTCTCGATACGGCGAAACATCGCGCGTTTGTTACTGACTCTCAAGAAGCCAATGTTCTGGTGCTCGATACGCAAAACGGTAAAGTGCTGCATAAAATCGCCGTGCCCGGATCCCTGGCGGTGTTGTTTAACCCCGCACGCAATGAAGTGTATGTGACCCATCGCGATGCTGGAAAAGTCAGCGTGATCGATGCCGAGAGCTACAAGGTACTGGAGACGCTGGATATGCCGACCCATCCACAAAGTCTGGCTATTTCACCCGACGGCCAAACACTGTACGTCAGCGTGAAGCAGGAATCGAGCCGCCAGAAAGAGGCAACCAGCCCGGACGACGTGGTTCGCGTTACCTTTAAGTAA